In one window of Flavobacterium ginsengisoli DNA:
- a CDS encoding DUF6607 family protein, translating into MISKNLFLSATMALTCSLGFSQDKKQQDIKSIKSMCGCYEVKFNFTETFSYPKDSLTYKPSETKHESALEWVELLEDTPNKIVMRHLLIVSDDMIIKHWRQDWLYENTDLYTFDKGNSWKYKKLDKKAVKGQWTQKVYQVDDSPRYEGSSTWVHVDGQDYWANVADAPLPRREQTKRNDYNVLKRRNIHEITATGWNHEQDNDKLVRDDAGKDVLLAQEKGFDVYTKVPDVKCIATQKWWVANNALWKNVRDKWQTLFDRHKDLNLEAKVDRKALYSLLFDLKPDTAKAESDAIIDKFVK; encoded by the coding sequence ATGATTTCAAAAAACCTTTTTTTGTCAGCCACTATGGCTTTAACATGCAGTCTTGGTTTTAGTCAGGATAAAAAACAACAAGACATAAAATCTATTAAATCTATGTGTGGTTGTTATGAGGTAAAGTTCAATTTTACTGAAACTTTCTCATACCCAAAAGATTCTCTTACTTATAAACCTTCCGAAACTAAACATGAATCTGCTTTAGAATGGGTAGAGTTATTAGAAGATACTCCTAACAAAATCGTAATGCGACATTTATTGATTGTAAGTGACGATATGATTATCAAACACTGGAGACAAGATTGGCTTTACGAAAACACAGACTTATATACATTTGATAAAGGAAATTCTTGGAAATATAAAAAATTAGACAAAAAAGCGGTTAAAGGCCAATGGACTCAAAAAGTATATCAAGTAGATGACAGCCCGAGATATGAAGGATCTTCAACATGGGTTCACGTTGATGGACAAGATTATTGGGCAAACGTTGCTGATGCACCGCTTCCTAGAAGAGAGCAAACAAAACGTAACGATTACAATGTTTTAAAAAGAAGAAATATTCACGAAATCACTGCTACAGGTTGGAATCATGAGCAAGACAATGATAAATTGGTTCGTGACGATGCTGGAAAAGATGTTTTATTGGCGCAAGAAAAAGGATTTGATGTGTATACTAAAGTTCCAGATGTAAAATGTATCGCGACTCAAAAATGGTGGGTAGCAAATAACGCTCTTTGGAAAAACGTTCGTGATAAATGGCAAACTCTTTTTGACAGACATAAAGATCTTAACTTAGAAGCTAAAGTAGACAGAAAAGCACTTTACTCTTTATTATTTGATTTAAAACCAGATACTGCAAAAGCAGAATCAGATGCTATTATTGACAAATTTGTTAAGTAA
- a CDS encoding TonB-dependent receptor plug domain-containing protein, whose translation MKIKITLFAVVLFCQISVCQEVKKDSVETNELSEVKVTTATRTERVLSSLPLPMTIITSEAIIKSGVTRLNEILSEQTGIILIPDESGFEGIQMQGLDAAYTMILIDGVPLVGRSAGVLDLSRVSVGNIERIEIVKGASSALYGSEAMGGVINVITKRPKKDTFTGSLSYRYATFNTSDANTNLLWKKKKFSANLFANFYSTDGYDLDKSTPLKNVEPFYNFTIQPKIYYDFSENLKLIVNNRFYDMKMDNRAIIDAENYSGDAKEKEWNSQLKLEHKWSSKVYSEYEFYATNYKNDSFLKDENNVLFESAYYNQWLIRPEVRTTLSLKNDKLTGGVGVSYETLDRTYFEKQVNFNSQYVYLQYDYNPTEKWNVLAGFRYDNHSVYASQFSPKLAVNFKVSENFSLKSSVGYGYKAPDFRQLYFDFTNPSVGYTVLGYNVAEDRLNQLDEQGQLLSRVDGVNFSEPLKPESSINVNLGTFYKKNKLRLDVNAFYNSIENLIDTRVVAQKTNGQNVFSYFNISKIFTYGLEFNSTYDFTKELSVSFGYQFLTAKDKSVLDNFENYQYVRNSDLQTIQIKKSDYFGLFNRSKHTANVKLAYTIPKIKTDINLRVFYRSKYGMFDTNGNQILDKYDTFVDGYFLTNLSISKYIGDKFMLQAGANNLFDFTDPSQISNLAGRQLFARIQYNF comes from the coding sequence ATGAAAATTAAAATTACTCTTTTTGCAGTTGTGCTTTTTTGTCAAATTTCTGTTTGTCAAGAAGTTAAAAAAGATAGTGTAGAAACAAATGAATTATCGGAAGTTAAAGTTACTACTGCAACAAGAACAGAAAGAGTGCTTTCATCATTGCCTTTACCAATGACAATTATTACATCTGAAGCAATTATTAAGTCTGGTGTTACAAGATTGAATGAAATTTTAAGTGAACAAACGGGGATTATTTTGATTCCAGATGAAAGTGGTTTTGAAGGAATTCAAATGCAAGGATTAGATGCCGCATATACAATGATTTTAATTGATGGAGTACCGTTAGTAGGGAGAAGTGCTGGTGTTTTGGACCTATCAAGAGTTTCTGTTGGAAATATAGAAAGAATTGAAATTGTTAAAGGAGCTTCTTCAGCATTGTATGGTTCTGAAGCAATGGGTGGAGTAATAAATGTAATTACAAAAAGACCTAAAAAAGATACGTTTACGGGAAGTCTTTCTTATCGATATGCGACTTTTAATACTAGCGATGCTAATACCAATTTGTTGTGGAAAAAGAAGAAGTTCTCGGCTAATCTTTTTGCTAATTTTTATTCTACAGATGGTTATGATTTAGATAAAAGTACACCTTTAAAAAATGTAGAGCCATTTTATAATTTTACTATTCAGCCTAAGATATATTACGACTTTTCGGAGAACCTGAAGTTAATTGTAAATAACCGTTTTTATGATATGAAAATGGATAACAGAGCGATAATAGATGCTGAAAATTATAGTGGAGATGCAAAAGAAAAAGAATGGAATTCGCAACTAAAATTAGAACATAAATGGAGTTCGAAAGTATATTCTGAATATGAATTTTATGCTACAAATTATAAAAATGATTCCTTTTTAAAAGATGAGAATAATGTTCTTTTTGAAAGTGCTTATTATAACCAATGGTTAATTCGACCAGAGGTTAGAACGACACTTTCATTAAAAAATGATAAACTAACAGGTGGGGTTGGGGTAAGTTATGAGACTTTAGACAGAACTTATTTTGAAAAACAAGTAAACTTTAATTCACAATATGTTTATCTGCAATATGATTACAACCCAACGGAAAAATGGAATGTTCTTGCTGGATTTAGATACGATAATCATAGTGTGTATGCTTCGCAATTTAGTCCAAAATTAGCGGTCAATTTTAAGGTTAGCGAAAATTTCTCTTTAAAGTCTTCTGTAGGTTATGGATATAAAGCGCCAGATTTCCGTCAGTTGTATTTTGACTTTACAAATCCATCGGTTGGGTATACCGTTTTGGGATACAATGTTGCCGAAGATCGTTTAAATCAATTAGACGAACAGGGACAGCTTTTATCTAGAGTAGATGGAGTAAATTTTAGTGAACCATTAAAGCCAGAAAGCTCAATAAATGTGAATCTTGGAACTTTTTACAAGAAAAATAAATTAAGATTAGACGTAAATGCTTTTTATAATTCAATAGAAAATTTAATTGATACCCGTGTTGTAGCTCAAAAAACGAATGGACAGAATGTCTTCAGTTATTTTAACATTAGTAAAATTTTTACTTACGGTTTAGAATTTAATTCAACTTACGATTTCACAAAAGAATTATCGGTATCATTTGGATATCAGTTTTTAACAGCAAAAGACAAATCTGTTCTAGATAATTTCGAAAACTATCAATACGTACGTAACTCAGATTTACAAACCATTCAAATTAAAAAATCTGATTATTTTGGATTGTTTAACAGATCAAAACATACGGCCAATGTTAAGTTAGCCTACACTATACCTAAAATAAAAACAGATATCAATTTGCGTGTTTTCTATAGAAGCAAATACGGAATGTTCGATACCAATGGTAACCAGATTCTAGACAAATATGACACATTTGTCGATGGCTACTTCTTAACAAACTTATCTATATCAAAATATATCGGAGATAAATTTATGCTTCAGGCAGGAGCAAATAATTTATTTGATTTTACAGATCCATCTCAAATTAGCAATCTAGCAGGTAGACAGCTTTTTGCACGAATTCAATATAATTTTTAA
- a CDS encoding HmuY family protein yields MKTKILKLSLLALFISTASCSSDDNKNEVTPVVTTKVSNVYAPQTGGQGQPVGGEFTKFSFSQNKIVTDDSWDIAFRGTSVIVNGGAKISATDTGEPERKGQGAVSVVSGIFANVTAFPAASSFAQDASGASAFPSSGDNAWYDYNGATHIISAKAGRVFVIKTHDGKYAKVEFLSYYKDAPATPDPNTAVARYYTFNFAYQANSTTTF; encoded by the coding sequence ATGAAAACAAAAATTTTAAAACTTTCGCTTTTAGCATTATTTATTTCTACAGCATCTTGCAGTAGCGATGACAACAAAAATGAAGTAACACCAGTGGTAACAACAAAAGTTTCTAATGTTTATGCTCCGCAAACAGGAGGACAAGGACAACCAGTTGGTGGTGAATTTACAAAATTCAGTTTTTCTCAAAATAAAATTGTAACTGACGATAGTTGGGATATCGCTTTCCGCGGTACATCAGTTATTGTTAATGGAGGAGCAAAAATTAGCGCTACTGATACAGGAGAGCCAGAAAGAAAAGGACAAGGAGCAGTAAGTGTTGTTTCAGGTATTTTTGCAAACGTAACAGCTTTTCCAGCAGCATCGAGTTTTGCTCAGGATGCTAGCGGTGCTTCTGCATTCCCTTCTTCAGGAGATAATGCTTGGTACGATTATAATGGAGCAACTCATATTATTTCTGCAAAAGCAGGAAGAGTATTTGTTATCAAAACTCATGATGGAAAATATGCAAAAGTAGAATTCTTAAGCTATTATAAAGATGCACCTGCAACACCAGACCCAAATACTGCTGTAGCAAGATATTATACTTTTAATTTTGCATACCAAGCAAATAGCACTACTACATTTTAA
- a CDS encoding SGNH/GDSL hydrolase family protein, which produces MNTKSYFFQSFAIVALALVAFIGFKQILPDKIFSESKLDSKNILIDSLLLESVAEDSLSLDKDSIAKSEEALNGQKIVFDQTEGIEFPSETFENYKGYQYLISFYEKLYQLEKNPQNKVRIAYYGDSMTDGDLIVQDVRTNYQERFGGNGVGFVSITSESAASRGSVKSTYSKNWKTQSYLNVKRPTCPFGVNGHVFFANDKSNSTWVQYEAGLNKYSTSLDNATLFYGRSSKTGKVNFIIGKDTIKKSLSPNGLVNTLKVSSGSLKSFKANFVQADSIPIYGFNFDNGAGVHVDNFSQRGNSGLPISMFNADVMRAFNNSLKYDLIILHYGTNVLNYGTKNYSWYEKGMTKTVNKIKESFPGVSILIVSTADKSTKYDLEMKTDSAVVPLMKAQKHYALEAQAGFVNLYTLMGGDGSMIKWVDETPAKANKDYTHFNQRGAKAIGNLLYGQLNKGYEEYKVLREKRDAEGTKPKPVRKARPDSVSVTKDSV; this is translated from the coding sequence GTGAATACAAAATCTTATTTTTTTCAGTCTTTTGCAATCGTTGCTTTAGCGCTAGTTGCTTTTATTGGGTTTAAACAAATCCTTCCAGACAAAATATTTTCTGAGAGTAAGTTAGATTCTAAAAATATATTAATCGACAGTTTGCTTTTAGAATCTGTTGCTGAAGATTCCTTATCGTTAGACAAAGACAGTATTGCGAAAAGTGAAGAAGCATTAAACGGACAGAAAATTGTTTTTGATCAAACAGAAGGAATCGAGTTTCCTTCAGAAACATTTGAAAATTACAAAGGTTATCAGTATCTAATTTCTTTTTATGAGAAATTGTATCAGTTAGAAAAAAATCCGCAGAACAAAGTGAGAATCGCTTATTACGGAGATTCTATGACCGATGGAGATTTAATCGTTCAGGACGTTCGTACCAATTATCAGGAACGTTTTGGCGGTAATGGTGTTGGTTTTGTTTCTATTACTTCAGAATCTGCTGCGTCTAGAGGTTCTGTAAAATCAACGTATTCTAAAAACTGGAAAACGCAATCTTACTTAAATGTGAAAAGACCGACGTGTCCTTTTGGAGTTAACGGACACGTATTCTTCGCAAATGATAAGTCCAATTCAACTTGGGTTCAGTATGAAGCTGGATTGAATAAATATTCTACCTCTTTAGATAATGCAACCTTATTTTACGGCCGTTCGTCTAAAACTGGAAAAGTTAATTTCATTATCGGAAAAGATACAATCAAGAAAAGCCTTTCTCCAAATGGTTTGGTTAATACGCTTAAAGTTTCATCAGGAAGTTTAAAATCGTTTAAAGCAAATTTCGTTCAAGCAGATTCTATTCCGATTTATGGATTTAATTTTGATAACGGCGCAGGAGTTCACGTAGATAATTTCTCGCAGAGAGGAAATTCTGGACTACCGATTTCGATGTTTAATGCAGACGTAATGAGAGCATTTAATAATAGCTTGAAATATGATTTGATTATCTTGCATTACGGAACCAACGTTTTAAATTACGGAACAAAAAATTATTCTTGGTATGAAAAAGGAATGACAAAAACCGTAAATAAAATTAAAGAATCTTTTCCTGGTGTTTCAATTTTAATTGTTTCTACTGCAGATAAATCAACTAAATATGATTTAGAAATGAAAACCGATTCTGCTGTAGTTCCGTTAATGAAAGCGCAAAAACATTACGCGCTTGAAGCACAGGCAGGTTTTGTGAATTTATATACTCTAATGGGAGGAGACGGTTCTATGATTAAATGGGTAGATGAGACTCCTGCAAAAGCAAATAAAGATTATACCCATTTTAACCAACGTGGAGCAAAAGCAATTGGAAATTTGCTATACGGGCAATTAAATAAAGGATACGAAGAATATAAAGTGCTCAGAGAAAAAAGAGATGCTGAGGGAACTAAGCCAAAACCAGTACGAAAAGCCAGACCAGATTCCGTTTCAGTAACAAAAGACAGTGTATGA
- a CDS encoding GDSL-type esterase/lipase family protein: MIQKADTAAIGAPSEGQIYNAKVLNDFFQKLEKNEDQKNQKINIVHIGDSHIQGDLMTNEIRKKLQQKFGNGGRGLVFPYQLAKTNGSYNERFRSNRTWESYRNIHPVKNCPIGLSGIGLWRDSGGFVIEMNVKDLAYKFNTIKIITPQNQDMFDLAISSKINSIQTTEPKIITHKIKKGEVLGSIADKYNVSIIEIKRENHLKSNNIRAGRILKIPTKETKPKTISMSEFVPLAIKTDSYSHYYNSENALSRIFLIPNKEAKDYELNGIVLEKDAPGLIYSSIGVNGAKYSDYNKYPLFFEQLKSLQADLLVFSLGTNESYDHLDVEKYIRELKEFISNIRAQKIDAPIIVMTPPPSLLRRKPNTYIDDYARQIIDIAQKEGFAVWDLYDEFGGMSGIRQLKIQGLIGPDWVHYSKKGYEKQGDLFTQAFLKSYDNFKLKN, encoded by the coding sequence ATGATTCAAAAAGCAGATACAGCAGCAATTGGTGCTCCTTCTGAGGGTCAAATTTACAATGCAAAAGTATTAAATGATTTTTTTCAGAAACTGGAAAAAAACGAAGATCAGAAGAATCAAAAAATCAATATTGTACATATTGGCGATTCGCATATTCAAGGTGATTTGATGACCAATGAAATTAGAAAAAAACTGCAACAGAAGTTTGGTAATGGAGGGCGAGGTTTAGTGTTTCCATATCAATTGGCTAAAACAAATGGCTCTTATAACGAACGTTTTAGATCAAACAGAACTTGGGAAAGCTATAGAAATATTCATCCTGTTAAGAATTGTCCGATTGGGTTAAGCGGAATAGGACTTTGGAGAGATTCTGGTGGATTCGTAATAGAAATGAATGTAAAAGATCTAGCTTACAAATTCAATACGATAAAAATTATTACGCCTCAGAATCAAGATATGTTCGATTTGGCAATTTCATCTAAGATCAATTCTATTCAGACCACAGAGCCCAAAATAATTACACACAAAATTAAAAAAGGAGAAGTACTTGGTTCAATTGCAGATAAGTATAATGTTTCGATTATAGAAATTAAAAGAGAGAATCATTTAAAGTCTAATAATATTCGAGCAGGAAGAATTTTGAAAATTCCCACAAAGGAAACGAAACCAAAGACAATCTCAATGTCAGAATTTGTTCCTTTAGCAATAAAAACAGATTCGTATTCGCATTATTATAATTCAGAAAATGCTTTGAGTCGAATTTTCTTAATTCCGAACAAAGAAGCAAAAGATTATGAATTAAACGGAATTGTTTTAGAAAAAGATGCTCCAGGATTAATCTACAGTAGTATTGGAGTAAATGGCGCTAAATATTCAGATTACAATAAATATCCGTTATTCTTTGAGCAATTAAAATCATTGCAAGCAGATTTACTGGTTTTTTCGTTAGGAACAAATGAAAGCTACGATCATTTAGATGTAGAAAAATATATTCGTGAGCTAAAAGAATTTATCAGCAATATAAGAGCACAAAAAATAGATGCGCCAATAATTGTAATGACACCGCCGCCATCTTTGCTAAGAAGAAAACCAAATACTTATATTGATGATTATGCTAGACAAATTATTGATATAGCTCAGAAAGAAGGTTTTGCCGTTTGGGATCTGTACGATGAGTTTGGCGGAATGAGCGGAATAAGACAATTAAAAATACAAGGATTAATTGGACCAGATTGGGTTCATTACTCAAAAAAAGGATACGAGAAACAAGGAGATTTGTTTACTCAGGCATTTTTAAAATCATACGATAATTTTAAATTAAAGAATTAA
- a CDS encoding MBOAT family O-acyltransferase: MTTIDSINNWFIQNFGAITIEQVKSWFVYDPDEKLLFNTGLFLGLFLVFYFVYGFLRKTFYLRLTYVILFSLFFYYKSSGIYFLLLLLSSVVDYGLSQIIYRESRDGVKKLYLVISVILNLALLGYFKYMNFLIVTYNDMFHGNFALHNVFLPVGISFYTFQSMSYIIEIYREEIKPTKNYIEYLFFVSFFPQLVAGPIVRAKDFLPQIYQKLNLTKQDVNNALFLIIGGLIKKTVISNYISVNFVDRVFDTPMSYTSFENLMASYGYAIQIYCDFSGYSDMAIGIALLLGFKLPVNFRTPYKSTSITDFWRRWHISLSTWLKDFLYISIGGNREGSFAGYLFPSLFFFGLLLWGMSCYNESVIPLIIAGISILIFALSFLLSSKIKQTLVTNFNLFTTMLLGGLWHGAGAQFIVWGALHGLALAVHKIFMEFFPSKKDKSPNFLWRFFSIVITFHFVVFCWIFFRARDFETALQVINNIGQLTFEPELWKTIVLGYKNVFGLMLFGYVWHFLPESFTNGMKSVFDKTPLLIKAIILGFVYWIVYATAVAGSQPFIYFQF, translated from the coding sequence TTGACAACAATAGATAGCATTAATAATTGGTTTATTCAAAACTTTGGTGCAATTACGATAGAACAAGTTAAGAGTTGGTTCGTTTACGATCCAGACGAAAAACTTTTATTCAATACTGGTTTATTCTTAGGTTTATTTCTGGTTTTCTATTTTGTGTATGGTTTTTTACGCAAAACATTTTATTTGAGATTAACGTATGTTATTCTCTTCTCACTTTTCTTTTACTATAAATCAAGTGGAATTTACTTTCTGCTGTTATTGCTTTCATCTGTTGTAGATTATGGTTTGAGCCAGATTATTTATAGAGAAAGCAGAGATGGCGTAAAGAAGTTATATTTGGTTATAAGTGTTATTTTGAACTTAGCACTTTTAGGCTATTTTAAATACATGAACTTCTTGATTGTGACTTACAATGATATGTTTCATGGTAACTTCGCACTTCATAATGTTTTCCTTCCGGTTGGAATTTCGTTCTATACTTTCCAATCGATGAGTTATATTATTGAGATTTACAGGGAAGAAATTAAACCGACAAAAAATTATATCGAATATTTATTCTTCGTTTCTTTTTTCCCACAGTTAGTTGCTGGACCAATTGTGCGCGCAAAAGATTTCTTGCCTCAGATTTATCAAAAATTAAACTTGACGAAGCAAGATGTAAATAATGCTTTGTTTTTAATTATCGGAGGTTTAATTAAGAAGACAGTAATCTCAAATTATATATCAGTAAACTTCGTAGACCGTGTTTTTGATACGCCGATGAGTTATACTTCGTTTGAAAACTTAATGGCTTCGTACGGATATGCAATTCAGATTTACTGTGATTTTTCTGGATATTCAGATATGGCAATTGGTATTGCATTATTGCTTGGGTTTAAATTGCCAGTTAACTTTAGAACACCATACAAATCGACTTCTATTACCGATTTTTGGAGAAGATGGCATATTTCGCTTTCAACTTGGTTAAAAGACTTTTTATATATTTCAATTGGAGGAAACAGAGAAGGTTCTTTCGCAGGATATTTATTTCCGAGTTTATTCTTCTTCGGATTATTACTTTGGGGAATGTCTTGTTACAACGAAAGTGTAATTCCGCTAATAATTGCAGGAATAAGTATTTTGATTTTTGCTTTGTCATTTCTGCTTTCAAGTAAAATAAAACAGACATTGGTAACCAATTTCAATCTGTTTACTACAATGCTTTTAGGTGGTTTGTGGCACGGAGCAGGAGCACAGTTTATTGTTTGGGGAGCGCTTCACGGATTAGCTTTGGCTGTTCATAAAATATTTATGGAATTCTTTCCTTCTAAAAAAGATAAAAGCCCAAATTTCTTATGGAGATTTTTCTCAATCGTAATCACATTTCACTTTGTGGTTTTCTGTTGGATTTTCTTCCGAGCAAGAGATTTCGAAACTGCTTTGCAAGTAATTAATAATATTGGCCAATTAACATTCGAACCAGAACTTTGGAAAACAATTGTATTAGGTTACAAAAATGTTTTCGGATTAATGTTATTCGGTTACGTTTGGCATTTCTTACCAGAATCATTCACAAACGGAATGAAATCTGTTTTCGACAAAACACCTTTACTTATTAAAGCAATAATCTTAGGATTTGTTTATTGGATTGTTTACGCAACAGCGGTAGCAGGTTCACAGCCATTTATATACTTCCAGTTTTAA
- the ffh gene encoding signal recognition particle protein encodes MFDNLSDKLDKAFHILKGHGKITEVNVADTLKEVRRALLDADVNFKIAKDFTARVKDKAIGQDVLTTLQPGQLLVKLVKDELTELMGGDVAGVNLSGNPTVILMSGLQGSGKTTFSGKLANYLKTKKNKKPLLVACDIYRPAAINQLHVVGDQIGVEVYSEPENKNPVEIAQNAIKHAKSNGFNVVIVDTAGRLAVDQEMMDEIARVHKAIQPQETLFVVDSMTGQDAVNTAKAFNDILNFDGVILTKLDGDTRGGAALSIKSIVNKPIKFVGTGEKMEAIDVFYPERMAERILGMGDVVSLVERAQEQFDEEEARKLQKKIAKNEFGFDDFLTQIQQVKKMGNMKDLVGMIPGASKAMKDVEIEDDAFKHIEAIIYSMTPGERSKPAIIDVKRKARIAKGSGTKIEQVNQLMKQFDQMSKMMKMMQGPGGKNLMKMMGGMKGMPGGMPGGMPK; translated from the coding sequence ATGTTTGATAATTTAAGTGATAAGTTAGATAAAGCGTTCCATATATTAAAAGGACACGGTAAAATTACAGAAGTAAACGTTGCAGATACTTTAAAAGAAGTTCGTCGTGCGTTACTTGATGCCGATGTTAACTTTAAAATTGCTAAAGATTTTACAGCAAGAGTAAAAGATAAAGCAATTGGTCAGGATGTATTAACAACATTACAGCCAGGACAATTGTTGGTTAAGTTAGTAAAAGACGAACTTACCGAATTAATGGGTGGAGATGTTGCAGGCGTTAACCTTTCAGGAAATCCAACAGTGATTTTGATGTCAGGTTTGCAAGGTTCTGGTAAAACTACTTTCTCTGGAAAATTAGCAAACTACTTAAAAACAAAGAAAAATAAAAAACCACTTCTTGTAGCGTGTGATATCTATCGTCCAGCGGCGATTAATCAGCTTCATGTTGTGGGAGACCAAATAGGTGTTGAGGTTTACTCAGAACCAGAAAATAAAAATCCTGTAGAGATTGCTCAAAACGCAATTAAACATGCCAAATCAAACGGATTCAATGTTGTTATCGTCGATACAGCAGGACGTTTGGCAGTAGATCAGGAAATGATGGACGAAATTGCTCGCGTACACAAAGCAATTCAGCCACAAGAAACATTGTTCGTTGTAGACTCTATGACAGGACAAGATGCTGTAAATACAGCAAAAGCTTTCAACGATATCTTAAACTTTGATGGAGTTATCTTAACGAAATTAGATGGTGATACTCGTGGTGGAGCAGCGCTTTCAATCAAATCGATTGTAAATAAACCAATCAAATTTGTTGGTACTGGAGAAAAAATGGAAGCAATTGATGTTTTCTATCCAGAACGTATGGCTGAGCGTATATTAGGAATGGGAGACGTTGTGTCTCTTGTTGAAAGAGCTCAGGAACAATTTGATGAAGAAGAAGCAAGAAAACTTCAAAAGAAAATCGCTAAAAACGAATTCGGTTTTGACGACTTCTTAACGCAGATTCAGCAAGTAAAGAAAATGGGTAACATGAAAGATTTAGTCGGAATGATACCAGGTGCTTCAAAAGCGATGAAAGATGTTGAAATCGAAGACGACGCTTTCAAACATATCGAAGCGATCATTTATTCGATGACTCCAGGAGAAAGAAGCAAACCAGCCATTATCGATGTAAAAAGAAAAGCTAGAATTGCAAAAGGTTCGGGAACAAAAATCGAGCAAGTAAATCAGCTGATGAAGCAGTTTGACCAAATGAGCAAGATGATGAAGATGATGCAAGGTCCAGGCGGAAAGAATCTGATGAAAATGATGGGTGGTATGAAAGGAATGCCAGGTGGTATGCCAGGCGGAATGCCAAAATAA
- a CDS encoding bifunctional 5,10-methylenetetrahydrofolate dehydrogenase/5,10-methenyltetrahydrofolate cyclohydrolase, with amino-acid sequence MQLLDGKKTSNDIKNEIAVEVQSIKAAGGKVPHLATVLVGNNGASLTYVGSKVKSCQEIGFDSTLVALPETITEDELLAKIKELNEDDNLDGYIVQLPLPKHIDEQKILLAIDPDKDVDGFHPTNFGRMALEMESFIPATPFGIMELLERYKVETAGKHTVVIGRSHIVGRPMSILMSRKGNPGDSTVTLTHSRTKDLAEFTKNADIIITALGVPEFLKADMVKEGVTVIDVGITRVEDASNAKGYVIKGDVDFDGVSKKASFITPVPGGVGPMTIAMLLKNTLLARKMRSAKNK; translated from the coding sequence ATGCAGCTACTAGACGGTAAAAAAACATCTAATGACATTAAAAACGAAATTGCAGTCGAAGTTCAATCTATAAAAGCAGCTGGAGGAAAAGTGCCTCATTTAGCGACTGTTTTAGTTGGAAATAACGGAGCAAGTTTAACTTACGTAGGAAGTAAAGTAAAATCATGTCAAGAAATTGGTTTCGATTCAACTTTAGTTGCTTTACCAGAAACAATTACAGAAGACGAGCTTTTAGCAAAAATTAAAGAATTGAACGAAGATGACAATCTAGATGGATACATCGTTCAGTTGCCTTTGCCAAAACACATCGACGAGCAAAAAATTCTATTAGCAATCGATCCTGACAAAGATGTAGATGGATTTCACCCAACTAACTTTGGTAGAATGGCTCTTGAAATGGAAAGTTTTATTCCAGCAACGCCATTCGGAATTATGGAATTGTTAGAACGTTACAAAGTAGAAACCGCAGGAAAACATACAGTTGTAATAGGAAGAAGCCATATCGTAGGACGTCCGATGAGTATTTTAATGAGCCGAAAAGGAAATCCTGGAGACTCAACCGTTACACTTACTCACAGCCGAACTAAAGATTTAGCAGAATTCACTAAAAATGCTGATATTATTATTACAGCTTTAGGAGTTCCAGAATTCTTAAAAGCAGATATGGTAAAAGAAGGAGTAACAGTTATCGACGTTGGAATTACACGCGTAGAAGATGCATCAAATGCAAAAGGATATGTTATTAAAGGTGACGTTGATTTTGATGGTGTAAGCAAAAAAGCATCATTTATTACGCCAGTTCCAGGTGGAGTAGGACCAATGACAATTGCAATGTTGCTTAAAAATACACTTCTGGCAAGAAAAATGAGAAGCGCAAAAAATAAATAA
- a CDS encoding winged helix-turn-helix domain-containing protein: MGIIDKLNKDFESRVRLGIMSVLMVNDWVDFTEMKALLNITDGNLASHSSALEKAGYIEVKKEFVGKKPKTSYQVTDLGRAAFKEHLSYLEKLMKS; encoded by the coding sequence ATGGGAATTATTGATAAACTAAATAAAGATTTTGAAAGCCGTGTCAGACTGGGTATTATGTCCGTTCTGATGGTTAACGACTGGGTAGATTTTACCGAGATGAAAGCGCTTTTAAATATCACTGATGGTAATTTAGCAAGTCATTCCTCTGCGCTTGAAAAAGCGGGTTATATCGAAGTGAAGAAAGAATTCGTGGGCAAAAAGCCAAAAACCTCTTATCAGGTGACCGATTTGGGGCGTGCAGCTTTTAAAGAACACTTATCGTACCTTGAAAAATTAATGAAATCCTAA